A genomic region of Archangium lipolyticum contains the following coding sequences:
- a CDS encoding DUF4336 domain-containing protein — protein sequence MSAPNDSTSPNPGLSEEEWEGPIRQYTPLDVPKPLAENIWLVDGPVIRMAFLGTQLPFPTRMTIIRLANGDLWLHSPTAPSEALRRHVEALGRVAHLVSPNKIHYAHIAAWKAAYPEARAWASPGVRERAASQGIAVSFDAELGDVPPPEWGAELEQLVFRGSRFMDEVVFLHRASRTLVLADLIENFEADHLRPGLRWLTRLAGNLHPDGKAPVDMRLTFLGRKDEARACLLRMLAWQPERIVLAHGRCYLERGTTELRRAFRWLGVRG from the coding sequence ATGTCCGCGCCCAATGACAGCACCAGTCCCAACCCGGGCCTCTCCGAGGAGGAGTGGGAAGGTCCCATCCGCCAGTACACGCCACTCGACGTTCCCAAGCCCCTGGCCGAGAACATATGGCTCGTCGACGGTCCGGTGATCCGGATGGCATTCCTTGGCACGCAGCTCCCCTTCCCCACGCGCATGACGATCATCCGGCTGGCGAACGGCGACCTGTGGTTGCACTCGCCCACCGCCCCCTCCGAGGCACTCCGGCGGCACGTGGAGGCCCTGGGCCGGGTCGCCCATCTCGTCTCGCCGAACAAGATTCACTACGCCCACATCGCCGCGTGGAAGGCGGCGTACCCGGAGGCACGGGCCTGGGCCTCGCCGGGCGTGCGCGAGCGCGCCGCGAGCCAGGGCATCGCCGTGAGCTTCGACGCCGAGCTCGGCGACGTGCCCCCGCCAGAGTGGGGGGCGGAGCTCGAGCAACTCGTCTTCCGCGGCAGCCGCTTCATGGATGAAGTGGTGTTCCTGCACCGGGCCAGCCGCACCCTCGTGCTCGCCGACCTCATCGAGAACTTCGAGGCGGACCACCTCCGCCCCGGGCTGCGCTGGCTGACGCGGCTCGCCGGCAATCTGCACCCGGATGGGAAGGCGCCCGTGGACATGCGGCTCACGTTCCTGGGCCGCAAGGACGAGGCACGCGCCTGCCTGCTGCGAATGCTGGCGTGGCAACCCGAGCGCATCGTCCTCGCCCACGGGCGCTGCTACCTGGAGCGGGGCACGACGGAGCTGCGGCGGGCCTTCCGGTGGCTCGGTGTCCGGGGCTGA
- a CDS encoding 2-dehydropantoate 2-reductase, translated as MRITIFGAGAIGGFLGVRLVQAGAEVTFIARGAHLAAMREKGVTLRSEGQSVTVHPPCTDNPAEAGPQDYVFVTLKAHSLPAAAAQIVPLLGPETALVTGINGVPYWYFYGLDGPYRDRPVESVDPGGRLWKTLHPSRAIGAVVYPAAEVVEPGVIEHTYGDRISLGEPDGSKSPRIEALAKQLIKAGLKAPIRPRLRDEIWVKLWGNLAFNPLSALTGATLERLATQADLQAVARAMMVEAQAVAETLGVRFPVDIDKRIQGAAEVGAHKTSMLQDLERGRPMEIDALLGAVVELGQLVGKPMPTCELVLALVRERARQAGCYPALS; from the coding sequence ATGAGGATCACCATCTTCGGAGCGGGAGCGATTGGCGGGTTCCTCGGCGTCCGGCTGGTGCAGGCGGGGGCCGAGGTCACCTTCATCGCTCGTGGGGCGCACCTCGCCGCGATGCGCGAGAAGGGCGTCACCCTGCGGAGTGAGGGCCAGAGCGTCACCGTCCACCCGCCGTGCACGGACAACCCGGCCGAGGCGGGGCCACAGGACTACGTCTTCGTCACGTTGAAGGCGCACTCGCTGCCAGCGGCGGCGGCGCAAATCGTCCCGCTCTTGGGTCCCGAAACGGCACTCGTCACCGGCATCAACGGCGTGCCCTACTGGTACTTCTACGGACTCGACGGTCCCTACCGCGACCGGCCGGTGGAGAGCGTGGACCCTGGCGGAAGGCTCTGGAAGACGTTGCATCCATCGCGAGCCATCGGCGCGGTGGTCTACCCGGCGGCCGAGGTGGTCGAGCCCGGGGTCATCGAGCACACCTATGGAGACCGCATCTCGCTGGGCGAGCCCGATGGGAGCAAGAGCCCGCGTATCGAGGCCCTGGCGAAGCAGCTGATCAAAGCGGGCCTGAAGGCGCCCATCCGGCCGCGCCTGCGCGATGAAATCTGGGTGAAGCTCTGGGGCAACCTCGCCTTCAATCCGCTCTCGGCGCTCACGGGGGCGACGTTGGAGCGGCTCGCGACACAGGCGGACCTCCAGGCGGTGGCGCGCGCGATGATGGTGGAGGCGCAGGCCGTCGCCGAGACCCTGGGCGTGCGCTTCCCGGTGGACATCGACAAGCGCATCCAGGGGGCGGCGGAGGTCGGCGCTCACAAGACCTCCATGCTGCAGGACCTGGAGCGAGGCCGGCCGATGGAGATCGACGCGCTGCTGGGCGCGGTGGTCGAGCTGGGCCAGCTCGTGGGCAAGCCGATGCCCACGTGCGAGCTGGTGCTGGCGCTGGTGCGCGAGCGCGCACGGCAGGCGGGGTGCTACCCGGCGCTGTCCTGA
- a CDS encoding acyl--CoA ligase, whose product MYRADTVVNLIEHGHEGALAVGAPGRPGLTHGGLRELARRTVAALNALGIGRGDRVALVLPNGPEMATAFVTIACGATTAPLNPAYRAEEFEFYLSDLNARALVIQQGMESPARAVAAARGIPIIELVPDASGPAGVFTLKPERPLSGTPARAGFAGAEDVALVLHTSGTTSRPKIVPLRHVNVTASAYHIGRTLELGREDVCLNIMPLFHIHGLIAAVLSSLAAGGAVVCTPGFNALKFFSWFEEVRPSWYTAVPTMHQAILGRAERNSGIIQSGRLRLIRSSSASLPPQVMEELERVFQVPVIESYGMTEAAHQMASNPLPPRPRYTGCVGLAAGPEVGIMDEAGNLLPAGSLGEIVIRGRNVTAGYENNPEANAKAFTHGWFRTGDQGTLDEAGYLRITGRLKEIINRGGEKLSPLEVDTVLMDHPAVQQVVTFAMPHPKLGEEVAAAVVLREGASATERELRDFAATRLADFKVPRKIVFLTEIPKGATGKLQRIGLAERLGLTA is encoded by the coding sequence ATGTATCGCGCGGACACGGTCGTGAACCTCATCGAGCACGGTCACGAGGGAGCGCTCGCCGTCGGAGCGCCGGGGAGGCCCGGTCTCACCCATGGCGGCCTGCGGGAGCTTGCCCGGCGGACCGTCGCGGCGCTGAATGCCCTGGGCATCGGGCGGGGGGACCGGGTGGCCCTGGTGCTGCCCAACGGTCCGGAGATGGCGACGGCCTTCGTCACCATCGCCTGTGGCGCCACCACCGCGCCGCTCAACCCGGCCTACCGTGCGGAGGAGTTCGAGTTCTACCTCTCGGACCTGAACGCCCGGGCGCTCGTCATCCAGCAGGGCATGGAGAGCCCGGCCCGCGCCGTCGCCGCCGCGCGAGGCATTCCCATCATCGAGCTGGTGCCCGATGCGAGCGGCCCGGCCGGTGTCTTCACGTTGAAGCCGGAACGGCCACTCTCGGGGACACCGGCACGGGCGGGCTTCGCCGGGGCCGAGGACGTGGCGCTCGTGCTCCACACCTCCGGGACGACCTCGCGGCCGAAAATCGTGCCCCTGCGCCACGTCAACGTCACGGCGTCCGCCTATCACATCGGCCGCACGCTGGAGCTCGGGCGTGAGGATGTCTGCCTCAACATCATGCCGCTCTTCCACATTCACGGGCTCATCGCGGCGGTGCTGTCGAGCCTCGCGGCGGGAGGTGCCGTGGTGTGCACGCCGGGCTTCAACGCGCTCAAGTTCTTCTCCTGGTTCGAGGAGGTCCGGCCGAGCTGGTACACGGCGGTGCCCACCATGCACCAGGCCATCCTCGGCCGCGCCGAGCGCAACAGCGGCATCATCCAGTCCGGGCGGCTGCGCCTCATCCGCTCGTCCTCCGCGTCGCTGCCGCCGCAGGTGATGGAGGAGCTCGAGCGGGTGTTCCAGGTGCCGGTCATCGAGAGCTACGGCATGACCGAGGCGGCGCACCAGATGGCTTCGAACCCGCTGCCGCCGAGGCCGCGCTACACGGGCTGCGTGGGGCTCGCGGCGGGGCCGGAGGTTGGCATCATGGACGAGGCGGGCAACCTGCTGCCCGCGGGCTCGCTCGGGGAGATCGTCATCCGGGGCCGCAATGTCACGGCGGGCTACGAGAACAACCCCGAGGCCAACGCCAAGGCCTTCACCCACGGCTGGTTCCGCACGGGGGACCAGGGGACGCTCGACGAGGCCGGCTACCTGCGCATCACGGGCCGGCTCAAGGAGATCATCAATCGAGGGGGAGAGAAGCTCAGCCCGCTGGAGGTGGACACGGTGTTGATGGACCACCCGGCGGTGCAGCAGGTTGTCACCTTCGCGATGCCACACCCGAAGCTGGGCGAGGAGGTGGCCGCCGCCGTGGTGCTGCGCGAGGGGGCGAGCGCCACCGAGCGGGAGCTGCGGGACTTCGCGGCCACGCGCCTGGCGGACTTCAAGGTGCCGAGGAAGATCGTCTTCCTCACGGAGATTCCCAAGGGGGCGACGGGCAAGCTTCAGCGCATCGGGCTCGCGGAGCGCCTGGGGCTCACTGCATGA
- a CDS encoding RNA polymerase sigma factor: MSHPPNAKQRRAEALVREHRARLLRIARRLCGTSSVDPEDLVQETLVRALQNLEQLEARGVESLEAWLGSTLTHRFLDHCRRRRTEVRALPALKVVQEQEVSLAGTPRESWEQVPDEDFHHAIDQLEARHREAYVLHARGYKYQAIARQLNIPMGTVATWLYQARQKLRRLLSPGMEPEDAVQEADPS; the protein is encoded by the coding sequence ATGAGCCATCCCCCGAACGCCAAGCAGCGCCGAGCAGAAGCGCTGGTGCGCGAGCACCGGGCCCGTCTGCTGCGCATCGCCCGCAGGCTGTGTGGCACGAGCAGCGTGGATCCGGAGGATCTCGTGCAGGAGACGCTGGTGCGCGCCCTCCAGAACCTGGAGCAGCTGGAGGCTCGCGGAGTGGAATCACTCGAGGCCTGGCTGGGCAGCACGCTCACCCATCGCTTCCTCGACCATTGCCGGCGGCGGCGCACCGAGGTGAGGGCGTTGCCCGCGCTGAAGGTGGTGCAGGAGCAGGAGGTATCACTCGCGGGGACGCCGCGTGAGTCGTGGGAGCAGGTGCCCGATGAGGACTTCCACCACGCCATCGACCAGCTCGAGGCGCGGCACCGGGAGGCCTATGTCCTCCATGCCCGGGGCTACAAGTACCAGGCCATCGCGCGGCAGCTGAACATTCCCATGGGCACGGTGGCCACCTGGCTGTACCAGGCGCGCCAGAAGCTCCGGCGGCTCCTCTCTCCGGGAATGGAGCCGGAGGACGCGGTCCAGGAGGCGGATCCTTCATGA